One genomic window of Fusarium verticillioides 7600 chromosome 2, whole genome shotgun sequence includes the following:
- a CDS encoding hypothetical protein (At least one base has a quality score < 10), with amino-acid sequence MTSEPKVPAPPSFASLTPDGVLAETENILTSTSALHDDLAAKFTPSTATFNNIIRPIVDDTNRAACRLRILTTLLGQLSPDRELRDAARRAETRGAAAQVKILMRHDIASLVGAIYEREKTAPDGNLDGQDRHLLARMHGEYLRSGSFLRSHKEREELQATLDEIDRVRSAAQTAFTEDEGGIWFDRADLAGVPETMLASMPQEGTQVQVTFRNTHVTAVMRHAVSSDTRRRFAVADQNRLPDNVTRLASLVALRDEVARLLRYEHHAALKIVDKMAPSVDYVEAQLSDLHRRLKPLAKAETDRLIQLKQRDCKEPVSELYFWDRAYYLHKQTQRNFFVDHEPLAEYFEVNRTLQGMLDVFKELFGIEFQPIVTSVWHESVVAYEAWDTPSEGGEFLGHLYVDLFDREGKYRGAHHVLIQPGFAESTGEKHYPASALVCSFAHPSQSRPALLQHSEVKTMFHELGHAIHNIVARTKYAIPHSRDFIEIPSIMLENWIWLPDVLIRLGRHHKSQEALSRELTESVARTRNANRANSILAQVQPAVFDLAIHTPPSHKAALEMDTTEIWNRTKREILTHSFGPDPQHWGAGQARFAHMFRKNDGSYFSYPLSMVIAADLFRSKFAVDPLNSEMGRNYRYQVLEPGSSRPEIDILKDFLGREPCSKTILDELCHDTE; translated from the exons ATGACTTCCGAACCAAAAGTCCCtgcccctccatcttttGCAAGTCTTACTCCTGATGGGGTACTAGCCGAGACCGAAAACATCCTTACCTCTACCTCAGCTCTGCATGACGATCTCGCCGCTAAATTCACACCCTCGACTGCAACCTTCAACAATATTATCCGCCCCATCGTGGATGACACCAACCGCGCCGCATGTCGCCTGCGAATCCTGACGACGCTCCTCGGACAGTTATCGCCCGACAGGGAACTCCGTGATGCCGCCCGTCGAGCAGAAACACGTGGCGCCGCAGCTCAGGTTAAGATCCTAATGCGGCATGATATTGCATCCCTAGTGGGAGCGATATACGAAAGAGAAAAGACGGCGCCGGATGGGAACTTGGATGGACAAGATCGGCATTTGCTTGCTCGCATGCACGGCGAGTATCTACGTTCTGGGTCGTTTTTACGAAGCCACAAAGAGCGGGAGGAGCTCCAGGCCACtctggatgagattgatcgGGTGCGATCTGCCGCACAAACTGCCTTCACGGAAGACGAGGGTGGTATCTGGTTTGACCGTGCAGATTTGGCGGGTGTTCCAGAGACTATGCTTGCATCCATGCCCCAGGAGGGAACTCAAGTACAAGTGACGTTCCGAAATACTCATGTCACGGCCGTGATGCGTCACGCAGTCAGCAGCGACACTCGTCGCCGGTTCGCAGTTGCTGACCAGAACCGACTCCCCGATAATGTAACCCGCCTAGCTTCTCTAGTCGCCTTGCGTGATGAGGTTGCCCGTCTCTTGAGGTATGAACATCATGCGGCTCTCAAGATCGTGGACAAGATGGCTCCAAGCGTTGACTATGTTGAGGCTCAGTTGAGTGATCTCCACAGAAGGTTAAAGCCCCTTGCTAAGGCCGAGACTGATAGATTGATTCAGCTGAAGCAAAGGGACTGTAAAGAGCCTGTCAGTGAATTATATTTTTGGGATAGGGCGTATTATCTCCATAAGCAAACCCAGAGGAATTTCTTTGTGGATCATGAGCCTCTTGCTGAGTACTTTGAGGTCAATCGCACTCTTCAAGGGATGCTTGATGTGTTTAAAGAGCTCTTCGGCATCGAATTCCAGCCTATCGTGACTTCAGTATGGCACGAGAGTGTCGTGGCATATGAAGCATGGGACACCCCAAGTGAGGGAGGCGAGTTCTTGGGGCACTTATACGTAGATCTCTTTGACAGAGAGGGTAAATATCGTGGGGCACATCATGTTCTGATTCAACCA GGTTTCGCTGAATCAACCGGTGAGAAACACTACCCGGCATCAGCACTAGTGTGTAGCTTCGCTCACCCGTCGCAATCTCGTCCGGCACTACTCCAGCACAGCGAAGTAAAGACCATGTTTCATGAGCTTGGGCACGCTATTCATAACATTGTTGCCAGAACCAAGTATGCCATTCCTCACTCAAGAGACTTCATTGAAATACCAAGTATCATGCTTGAGAACTGGATATGGCTCCCAGACGTGTTAATTCGACTTGGTCGTCATCATaagagccaagaagctctctcCCGAGAACTAACAGAAAGTGTTGCACGAACACGAAACGCAAATAGAGCCAACAGCATCCTGGCTCAAGTGCAGCCAGCTGTCTTTGACCTGGCGATTCATACACCTCCGTCTCATAAAGCAGCGCTTGAGATGGATACAACTGAGATATGGAACagaacaaaaagagaaattCTCACGCATAGCTTTGGCCCAGATCCACAACATTGGGGAGCTGGACAGGCGAGGTTTGCGCATATGTTTCGCAAAAATGATGGTAGCTATTTTTCTTATCCACTATCCATGGTCATTGCGGCAGATCTTTTCAGGTCTAAATTTGCAGTAGACCCTCTGAATTCCGAGATGGGGAGAAATTATAGATATCAAGTGCTGGAGCCAGGATCAAGTCGTCCCGAGATTGATATTCTGAAGGACTTCTTGGGGCGGGAGCCCTGTAGTAAGACTATTTTAGATGAACTCTGCCATGATACAGAGTag
- a CDS encoding 5-oxoprolinase (ATP-hydrolysing) (At least one base has a quality score < 10), with amino-acid sequence MSSQGIRIAIDRGGTFTDAWAEVPGRQEHIVFKILSVCPDEYGDAPTECIRQILEIALDTTIPKGSLLDLAPIESIRMGTTVATNALLERKGDRVAFLATKGFRDVLLIGNQARPDLFDLSVRRLKQLYETVVEIDERVTIEGASEAPSNGPIDVSSDPALVVGQTGEVVRIMKKPDLDAVRADLEDLKAQGFKNLAIGLMHSYTYPDHELQVTKLAEEMGFKVSASSVLQSMAKYVPRSQSAVADAYLTPMTFAYLDGFRKNFKGQLEDESANKLLICQSDGGLTSWSKFTGLRGVLSGPAGGVVGLSRTCYDDADGTPVLGFDMGGTSTDVARYSGALEHIFENTLAEVTIQTPQLDINTVAAGGGSILSWENGLLKVGPSSAGANPGPACYGRGGPLTVTDANFLLGRIIPDFFPRRLDRDVVREKFAALTDIVNREKEGGEPFTPETLALGFLAIANATMTRPIRTLSEGRGYGASSHNLGSFGGAGGQHAVFIARDLGIKRAIIPCYSSILSAYGMALADVVVENQEPSAITFSEEVVPEIKARLESLSSKGAQGLESQGFDAKTTEHEYFLNMRYQGSDTSLMIPVSENVGDAGVAFTARHTQEFGFSQSRNILIDDVRVRSVGKSRVLNISSPFEELKKYQSDGLTPVPTPIFSRKIFFENHGWTETPVYELKSMSPGVHITGPAMIIDKTQTIVVDHLSKGVILPEHVILEVDKAEKQNVATETVDPVTLSVFGHRFMTVAEQMGHTMEKTSISVNIKERLDYSCAIFSADGGLVANAPHVPSHLGSMSTAIAYQAQRYKAGELKPGDVIISNHPQAGGTHLPDITTITPVFDDEENPKEIIFFVANRGHHADIGGIVPGSMPPNSTELWQEGAAIESFKMINEGVFDEAGLIKHLYDEPASYPGCSGTRTLTENIADLKAAVASNQKGIELIRALIKEFTWPVVQLYMHAIQDNAAQSVRDLLKQFAAKHEGGVLEATEYNDDGIPFKLKVTIDKDTGDAVFDFTGTGPEHSGNLNAPPTCSYSVIMYCLRSMISKGDIPLNQGCLKPIKVICPPNTILSPSPTAATVGCTTETSQKIADLVLRAFNAAAASQGTMNNLSFGCGGTDPVTGEVTKGFGYYETICGGAGAGLGWHGASAVHTHMTNTRITDPEILEKRYPVILHEFSIRRGSGGDGKWRGGDGCVREMEFRMPLQVSVLTDRRVTAPYGLEGGEEGQRGHNIWVRKDPVTGAMRQVSLGPRKTSHFAAGDRIIILTPGGGGYGLASETKDEVAVPDRDSRSLLTNGSLGVRHSIATGN; translated from the exons ATGTCATCTCAAGGCATCCGCATCGCTATCGACCGTGGTGGCACCTTCACAGATGCATGGGCCGAAGTCCCCGGTCGACAAGAGCACAtagtcttcaagatcctctcaGTGTGTCCTGATGAATACGGCGATGCTCCCACAGAATGCATTCGTCAGATCTTAGAGATCGCCCTAGACACAACAATACCCAAGGGCTCATTACTAGATCTTGCGCCGATTGAGTCTATTCGCATGGGCACTACGGTCGCTACCAATGCCCTTCTCGAAAGAAAGGGTGATCGCGTAGCATTCCTTGCTACAAAGGGGTTCCGAGATGTTCTTCTTATCGGAAACCAGGCGAGACCTGATCTTTTTGATCTGTCAGTCCGTCGTTTGAAGCAACTCTACGAAACTGTCGTGGAGATTGATGAACGAGTCACTATTGAGGGCGCAAGCGAAGCGCCATCAAATGGTCCAATCGACGTTTCTTCAGATCCAGCGCTCGTCGTTGGTCAAACAGGAGAAGTCGTCAGGATCATGAAGAaaccagatcttgatgctgtcCGCGCGGATCTCGAAGATCTTAAAGCTCAAGGCTTCAAGAACCTTGCCATTGGTCTCATGCACTCATACACATACCCCGACCACGAGTTGCAAGTAACAAAGCTCGCTGAAGAAATGGGCTTCAAGGTCTCCGCTTCTTCGGTCCTACAGTCCATGGCCAAGTACGTGCCGCGCAGTCAATCGGCCGTCGCAGACGCCTACCTTACACCCATGACGTTCGCCTACCTAGATGGCTTCCGCAAGAACTTCAAGGGTCAGTTGGAGGATGAGAGTGCaaacaagctcctcatctgccaATCTGACGGTGGTTTGACAAGCTGGTCCAAGTTCACCGGCTTGAGGGGTGTTCTCAGTGGTCCTGCCGGCGGTGTCGTCGGTCTATCGAGGACATGCTAcgacgatgctgatggaACTCCTGTGCTGGGCTTCGATATGGGTGGTACCAGTACAGATGTCGCTAGATACTCTGGTGCTTTAGAGCATATCTTTGAGAACACCCTGGCCGAAGTGACTATCCAGACTCCTCAATTGGACATCAACACAGTCGCTGCAGGCGGTGGCTCCATCCTGTCCTGGGAGAACGGACTTCTGAAGGTCGGTCCTAGCAGCGCTGGCGCCAATCCTGGTCCTGCATGTTACGGCAGAGGCGGTCCCTTGACCGTCACAGACGCCAACTTCCTCCTCGGACGTATCATTCCTGACTTCTTCCCCCGTCGACTTGATCGCGATGTTGTGAGAGAGAAGTTCGCTGCTCTCACAGATATCGTCAACAGGGAGAAGGAGGGGGGTGAGCCATTCACACCTGAGACTCTAGCTCTAGGCTTTCTTGCCATCGCAAATGCTACCATGACTCGACCTATTCGAACACTCAGTGAAGGTCGTGGATACGGTGCTTCGAGCCACAATCTAGGTTCTTtcggtggtgctggtggaCAACACGCTGTCTTTATCGCTCGAGATCTCGGTATCAAGCGCGCCATCATCCCATGCTACTCCAGTATCCTGTCCGCTTACGGCATGGCTCTCGCTGATGTCGTTGTCGAGAACCAAGAACCTTCTGCAATCACCTTCTCAGAAGAAGTCGTTCCCGAGATCAAAGCCCGTCTTGAGTCCCTTTCTTCCAAGGGTGCACAGGGTCTTGAGTCTCAAGGCTTTGACGCCAAGACTACTGAACATGAGTATTTCCTCAACATGCGCTATCAAGGAAGCGATACCTCCCTCATGATCCCTGTATCAGAGAACGTAGGAGATGCAGGCGTTGCTTTCACTGCTAGACATACTCAAGAGTTCGGCTTCTCTCAATCGCGCAATATCCTCATCGATGATGTTCGAGTTCGAAGTGTCGGCAAGTCACGcgttctcaacatctccagtCCCTtcgaagagctcaagaaataCCAATCCGATGGTCTCACGCCCGTCCCAACACCCATCTTCTCTCGAAAGATCTTCTTTGAGAATCACGGCTGGACCGAAACTCCCGTTTATGAGCTCAAGTCCATGTCTCCCGGTGTGCACATCACCGGGCCTGCGATGATCATCGACAAGACCCAGACCATCGTCGTTGATCATCTCAGCAAGGGTGTCATTCTCCCAGAGCATGTCatccttgaggttgataaggCTGAGAAACAGAATGTTGCGACTGAGACTGTTGATCCTGTTACACTAAGTGTTTTCGGACATCGCTTCATGACTGTCGCTGAGCAGATGGGCCATACCATGGAGAAGACCTCAATCTctgtcaacatcaaggagaGGTTGGATTACTCATGCGCTATCTTCTCTGCTGACGGAGGTCTTGTCGCCAACGCCCCTCATGTCCCCAGTCATCTTGGTTCAATGAGCACAGCCATCGCATACCAAGCTCAGCGATACAAGGCCGGTGAATTGAAGCCCggcgatgtcatcatcagcaaccaTCCTCAAGCCGGGGGCACTCATCTTCccgacatcaccaccatcacacCCGtgttcgacgatgaagagaaccccAAAGagatcatcttcttcgtcgcaAACCGTGGCCATCACGCAGATATCGGCGGTATCGTTCCTGGCTCGATGCCTCCCAACTCCACCGAACTCTGGCAGGAGGGTGCCGCTATCGAGTCCTTCAAGATGATTAACGAGggtgtctttgatgaagctggttTGATCAAGCACCTATACGACGAACCTGCTTCATATCCCGGCTGCAGTGGTACTCGTACTCTTACCGAGAACATCGCTgatctcaaggctgctgtcgCTTCTAACCAAAAGGGCATCGAGTTGATCCGGGCTCTTATTAAGGAGTTCACTTGGCCTGTTGTTCAGCTGTACATGCATGCTATTCAGGACAACGCTGCCCAGTCTGTGCGCGATCTTCTTAAGCAATTTGCTGCGAAGCATGAGGGTGGTGTTCTTGAAGCGACAGAGTATAACGATGATGGTATCCCATTCAAGCTAAAGGTTACCATCGACAAAGATACCGGTGATGCTGTTTTCGACTTTACAGGCACTGGACCTGAGCACTCTGGTAATCTTAATGCACCACCAACATGCTCCTACTCCGTCATCATG TACTGCCTCCGCTCCATGATCTCCAAAGGCGACATCCCCCTCAACCAAGGCTgcctcaagcccatcaaAGTAATCTGTCCCCCtaacaccatcctctccccctcccccacCGCCGCCACCGTCGGCTGCACAACCGAAACGTCCCAAAAGATCGCCGACCTTGTCCTGCGTGCCTTCAATGCCGCAGCCGCATCCCAAGGAACGATGAACAACCTCAGCTTCGGCTGCGGCGGCACAGATCCCGTCACCGGCGAAGTCACCAAGGGTTTTGGATACTACGAGACCATCTGTGGAGGTGCAGGTGCTGGGCTTGGTTGGCATGGTGCTAGTGCTGTTCATACGCACATGACGAATACGAGGATTACGGATCcggagatcttggagaagagatatCCTGTTATTCTACATGAGTTCTCTATTAGACGTGGTAGTGGTGGAGATGGGAAGTGGAggggtggtgatggttgtgTGAGAGAGATGGAGTTTCGTATGCCTTTGCAGGTATCTGTTCTTACGGATCGACGTGTCACGGCGCCTTATGGTCTTGAGGGTGGTGAGGAGGGACAGAGGGGACATAATATCTGGGTGAGGAAGGATCCTGTTACCGGAGCTATGAGACAGGTATCGCTTGGCCCGAGAAAGACGTCGCATTTTGCGGCGGGAGATAGGATTATCATTTTGACTCCTGGTGGTGGAGGTTATGGGCTGGCTTCGGAGACGAAGGATGAGGTTGCCGTGCCGGATAGAGATTCAAGATCGCTTTTGACGAATGGTAGCTTGGGAGTTAGGCATAGTATTGCCACTGGAAACTAG
- a CDS encoding cytochrome-b5 reductase produces the protein MALRLPLRTRPAPLIAGLTVGAIGVAVCSKMMFGTASAESREAQKIFKGGFASVKLPLHSSEDETHDTKRLRFKLPQDTAVSGLPLTSALLTFTWPEGSWLPTPRPYSPISPSDEPGYVELMVKKYPNGKGSGYLHSLKPGDTLFILTTLPGYKWKPNAFSHITLIAGGCGITPIYQLAQGILRNPDDKTRMTLVFGANTEEDVLLKKELDAFEKKFPERFSVKYTVSRPSEGSGMRKGRVDREFLEEVVPKGTEKVFVCGPPGMEEALVGKRGGGVLGELGIEKGKIHKF, from the exons ATGGCACTTCGCTTACCCCTTCGAACCCGCCCTGCACCGCTCATCGCTGGCCTCACGGTTGGAGCAATTGGTGTTGCAGTCTGTTCGAAAATGATGTTTGGAACAGCTTCAGCGGAATCTCGTGAAGCGCAGAAGATTTTCAAGGGGGGCTTTGCATCGGTCAAACTGCCGTTGCATAGttctgaggatgagacgCATGATAccaagaggttgaggttcAAGCTGCCTCAAGACACTGCCGTTTCTGGACTCCCACTTACTT CTGCTCTCTTGACGTTTACATGGCCTGAGGGATCTTGGCTACCTACACCGAGACCTTACTCTCCCATCTCACCCTCTG ATGAACCCGGCTATGTAGAACTCATGGTCAAGAAATACCCCAACGGCAAAGGAAGCGGCTATCTCCACTCCCTAAAACCTGGCGACaccctcttcattctcaccaCCCTCCCCGGCTACAAATGGAAGCCCAACGCCTTCTCGCACATAACCCTCATCGCCGGCGGCTGCGGCATAACACCGATCTACCAACTCGCCCAAGGGATCCTCCGCAACCCCGACGACAAAACCCGTATGACACTTGTGTTTGGCGCAAACACAGAAGAGGATGTTTTGCtgaagaaggagcttgatgcgTTTGAGAAAAAGTTTCCGGAGAGGTTTAGTGTCAAGTATACGGTTAGTAGACCGAGCGAGGGGTCGGGGATGAGGAAGGGGAGGGTTGATAGGGAGTTTTTGGAGGAGGTTGTGCCGAAGGGGACGGAGAAGGTCTTTGTTTGTGGGCCGCCGGGGATGGAGGAGGCGCTTGTTGGGAAGAGGGGAGGGGGAGTTTTGGGGGAGTTGGGGATCGAGAAGGGGAAGATTCATAAGTTTTAA